A window from Diachasmimorpha longicaudata isolate KC_UGA_2023 chromosome 5, iyDiaLong2, whole genome shotgun sequence encodes these proteins:
- the LOC135162763 gene encoding nucleolar and coiled-body phosphoprotein 1 isoform X3 has product MASAEEIAVSALVYDYLLKKDASLAKVFQKKTNALVLPKGSPGIIDVLKHYQKTSQKKLTIKPTSKSKDSDSSSSSEDEAPPKPQLNGTTKAQKKPASSDSDSSDSEEEKAPAKVAPKKPQSPVKTTGKPIKKDSDSSEDSSSEEESKPAAKPAVKAAAKPAAKPAVKPASSKDASDSSSDSSSEEEDPKPTNSSPAKPTAAKVPAKKQESSSDSSESEEDSKTKVVAKPPVKAQPMKPAAKESLEDSSSEEEVVVKNAPKVSTGKAKEVPKKEDSSDSEEDSSDDEKTVKAPAKTTAKPAKKPESSDSSDSEDESPKTKVVKTPVKPPAKAPAKTPTKIPANSPSSDESDSSDSDDEPAKKPVAVKKAESDSSDSDSENEAKAPVKSVTKVVKKEESSDDSSDESEEEKPKPAVKVSPAKKAKKEESSEESSEEEESAPKKQAKKAQKEESDSDEGPQVIPTQKTPAPGEKRKREDDDEKPQNKFKKNDYSNFVKGGMNGDKSQKNTPFRRVKDDEIAVPSELANNSFEAKKGARGSWGEKANLDLKYTKGKSFRHEKTKKKRGAYRGGQIDMSVNSIKFDD; this is encoded by the exons ATGGCATCAGCCGAGGAAATAGCTGTCTCTGCACTTGTTTACGATTATCTTCTAAAAAAAGATGCGAGTCTCGCTAAAGTGTTTCAGAAGAAGACGAATGCA CTGGTCCTCCCGAAGGGTTCGCCAGGGATTATCGACGTGCTGAAGCACTACCAGAAGACATCCCAGAAGAAACTCACAATAAAACCCACGTCAAAGTCCAAGGACTCAGACTCGAGTTCCTCAAGTGAAGACGAAGCGCCTCCAAAACCCCAATTAAATGGCACGACAAAGGCTCAGAAAAAGCCAGCCTCCTCCGACTCGGACTCATCAGACTCTGAGGAGGAGAAGGCCCCTGCCAAGGTGGCCCCCAAAAAGCCCCAGTCGCCAGTAAAAACCACAGGAAAACCAATAAAGAAGGACTCAGACTCCTCGGAGGACAGTTCTTCAGAAGAAGAATCAAAACCTGCGGCTAAACCGGCTGTCAAAGCTGCGGCTAAACCGGCTGCCAAACCTGCAGTAAAACCAGCTTCTTCTAAGGATGCCTCTGACAGTTCCTCTGATAGTTCCTCTGAGGAAGAGGATCCAAAGCCCACCAATTCATCACCAGCAAAGCCGACAGCTGCTAAAGTCCCCGCGAAGAAACAAGAGTCCTCGAGTGATTCATCTGAATCTGAAGAGGACTCTAAGACGAAAGTAGTGGCTAAACCACCAGTAAAAGCGCAACCAATGAAACCAGCCGCTAAGGAGTCACTTGAGGACAGTTCTTCAGAGGAGGAGGTAGTCGTCAAGAATGCCCCAAAG GTATCAACTGGTAAAGCCAAGGAAGTCCCTAAGAAGGAGGACTCGTCAGATTCAGAAGAGGATTCATCTGACGACGAGAAGACAGTGAAGGCACCTGCGAAGACAACTGCCAAGCCTGCGAAAAAGCCTGAGAGCAGTGACAGCAGTGACTCCGAAGACGAATCACCGAAGACAAAAGTTGTAAAAACGCCGGTTAAACCACCCGCTAAAGCTCCCGCAAAAACCCCAACTAAAATCCCAGCCAACTCCCCGTCATCTGATGAAAGTGATTCAAGTGATTCTGATGATGAACCTGCTAAGAAGCCAGTGGCGGTCAAGAAAGCCGAATCAGATTCCAGTGATTCGGATTCTGAGAATGAGGCTAAAGCCCCTGTCAAGAGTGTGACAAAGGTAGTGAAAAAAGAGGAATCGAGTGATGATTCGAGTGATGAGTCTGAAGAGGAGAAGCCCAAGCCTGCGGTGAAAGTTTCACCTGCCAAGAAGGCCAAGAAGGAGGAGTCGAGCGAAGAGTCCTCGGAGGAGGAAGAGAGCGCTCCCAAGAAGCAGGCGAAGAAAGCACAGAAAGAGGAATCTGATAGCGATGAGGGACCTCAGGTGATACCTACCCAGAAGACACCAGCACCTGGAGAGAAGAGGAAACGAGAGGATGATGATGAGAAACCACAGAATAAATTCAAGAAGAATGATTATAGCAACTTTGTCAAAGGAGGAATGAATGGCGATAAG TCCCAGAAAAATACACCATTCAGACGTGTTAAGGACGACGAGATAGCAGTGCCATCAGAACTAGCTAATAATTCCTTCGAAGCCAAG AAGGGCGCGCGTGGCTCGTGGGGAGAAAAGGCGAATCTTGACCTTAAGTACACGAAGGGAAAATCATTCAGGCACGAGAAAACGAAGAAGAAACGCGGTGCATACAGAGGCGGACAGATTGACATGTCCGTCAATTCCATCAAATTCGACGATTAA
- the LOC135162763 gene encoding nucleolar protein dao-5 isoform X1 — MASAEEIAVSALVYDYLLKKDASLAKVFQKKTNALVLPKGSPGIIDVLKHYQKTSQKKLTIKPTSKSKDSDSSSSSEDEAPPKPQLNGTTKAQKKPASSDSDSSDSEEEKAPAKVAPKKPQSPVKTTGKPIKKDSDSSEDSSSEEESKPAAKPAVKAAAKPAAKPAVKPASSKDASDSSSDSSSEEEDPKPTNSSPAKPTAAKVPAKKQESSSDSSESEEDSKTKVVAKPPVKAQPMKPAAKESLEDSSSEEEVVVKNAPKVSTGKAKEVPKKEDSSDSEEDSSDDEKTVKAPAKTTAKPAKKPESSDSSDSEDESPKTKVVKTPVKPPAKAPAKTPTKIPANSPSSDESDSSDSDDEPAKKPVAVKKAESDSSDSDSENEAKAPVKSVTKVVKKEESSDDSSDESEEEKPKPAVKVSPAKKAKKEESSEESSEEEESAPKKQAKKAQKEESDSDEGPQVIPTQKTPAPGEKRKREDDDEKPQNKFKKNDYSNFVKGGMNGDKSQKNTPFRRVKDDEIAVPSELANNSFEAKVEGEEEVEGFKKHGGDRGGRGGFRGSRGGFGFRGGRDGERGGRGGGRGGFGDRGGRGRGGFGDRGGRGGFGDRGGGRGRGGFGDRGRGGDRGGRGRGGFGGDRRSFGDDRGNFGKNSFGGQERKSFGGVGASPAQNKKITFDD; from the exons ATGGCATCAGCCGAGGAAATAGCTGTCTCTGCACTTGTTTACGATTATCTTCTAAAAAAAGATGCGAGTCTCGCTAAAGTGTTTCAGAAGAAGACGAATGCA CTGGTCCTCCCGAAGGGTTCGCCAGGGATTATCGACGTGCTGAAGCACTACCAGAAGACATCCCAGAAGAAACTCACAATAAAACCCACGTCAAAGTCCAAGGACTCAGACTCGAGTTCCTCAAGTGAAGACGAAGCGCCTCCAAAACCCCAATTAAATGGCACGACAAAGGCTCAGAAAAAGCCAGCCTCCTCCGACTCGGACTCATCAGACTCTGAGGAGGAGAAGGCCCCTGCCAAGGTGGCCCCCAAAAAGCCCCAGTCGCCAGTAAAAACCACAGGAAAACCAATAAAGAAGGACTCAGACTCCTCGGAGGACAGTTCTTCAGAAGAAGAATCAAAACCTGCGGCTAAACCGGCTGTCAAAGCTGCGGCTAAACCGGCTGCCAAACCTGCAGTAAAACCAGCTTCTTCTAAGGATGCCTCTGACAGTTCCTCTGATAGTTCCTCTGAGGAAGAGGATCCAAAGCCCACCAATTCATCACCAGCAAAGCCGACAGCTGCTAAAGTCCCCGCGAAGAAACAAGAGTCCTCGAGTGATTCATCTGAATCTGAAGAGGACTCTAAGACGAAAGTAGTGGCTAAACCACCAGTAAAAGCGCAACCAATGAAACCAGCCGCTAAGGAGTCACTTGAGGACAGTTCTTCAGAGGAGGAGGTAGTCGTCAAGAATGCCCCAAAG GTATCAACTGGTAAAGCCAAGGAAGTCCCTAAGAAGGAGGACTCGTCAGATTCAGAAGAGGATTCATCTGACGACGAGAAGACAGTGAAGGCACCTGCGAAGACAACTGCCAAGCCTGCGAAAAAGCCTGAGAGCAGTGACAGCAGTGACTCCGAAGACGAATCACCGAAGACAAAAGTTGTAAAAACGCCGGTTAAACCACCCGCTAAAGCTCCCGCAAAAACCCCAACTAAAATCCCAGCCAACTCCCCGTCATCTGATGAAAGTGATTCAAGTGATTCTGATGATGAACCTGCTAAGAAGCCAGTGGCGGTCAAGAAAGCCGAATCAGATTCCAGTGATTCGGATTCTGAGAATGAGGCTAAAGCCCCTGTCAAGAGTGTGACAAAGGTAGTGAAAAAAGAGGAATCGAGTGATGATTCGAGTGATGAGTCTGAAGAGGAGAAGCCCAAGCCTGCGGTGAAAGTTTCACCTGCCAAGAAGGCCAAGAAGGAGGAGTCGAGCGAAGAGTCCTCGGAGGAGGAAGAGAGCGCTCCCAAGAAGCAGGCGAAGAAAGCACAGAAAGAGGAATCTGATAGCGATGAGGGACCTCAGGTGATACCTACCCAGAAGACACCAGCACCTGGAGAGAAGAGGAAACGAGAGGATGATGATGAGAAACCACAGAATAAATTCAAGAAGAATGATTATAGCAACTTTGTCAAAGGAGGAATGAATGGCGATAAG TCCCAGAAAAATACACCATTCAGACGTGTTAAGGACGACGAGATAGCAGTGCCATCAGAACTAGCTAATAATTCCTTCGAAGCCAAG GTTGAGGGTGAAGAAGAGGTTGAGGGTTTCAAGAAGCACGGAGGGGATAGGGGAGGCCGGGGTGGATTCAGGGGCTCCAGAGGTGGATTTGGATTCCGCGGGGGTAGAGATGGTGAACGAGGGGGCaggggagggggaaggggaggATTCGGAGATCGTGGGggaagaggaagaggaggatTTGGTGATCGGGGAGGTCGGGGAGGTTTTGGCGACAGAGGAGGTGGTAGGGGAAGGGGAGGATTTGGTGATCGTGGTCGGGGTGGCGATCGTGGGGGCAGAGGACGAGGTGGCTTCGGTGGGGACAGACGATCTTTCGGGGATGACAGAGGAAACTTCGGGAAGAACTCGTTTGGGGGGCAGGAGAGAAAGTCTTTTGGAGGAGTCGGTGCTTCACCTGCGCAGAATAAGAAGATAACTTTTGATGATTGA
- the LOC135162763 gene encoding nucleolar protein dao-5 isoform X2: MASAEEIAVSALVYDYLLKKDASLAKVFQKKTNALVLPKGSPGIIDVLKHYQKTSQKKLTIKPTSKSKDSDSSSSSEDEAPPKPQLNGTTKAQKKPASSDSDSSDSEEEKAPAKVAPKKPQSPVKTTGKPIKKDSDSSEDSSSEEESKPAAKPAVKAAAKPAAKPAVKPASSKDASDSSSDSSSEEEDPKPTNSSPAKPTAAKVPAKKQESSSDSSESEEDSKTKVVAKPPVKAQPMKPAAKESLEDSSSEEEVVVKNAPKVSTGKAKEVPKKEDSSDSEEDSSDDEKTVKAPAKTTAKPAKKPESSDSSDSEDESPKTKVVKTPVKPPAKAPAKTPTKIPANSPSSDESDSSDSDDEPAKKPVAVKKAESDSSDSDSENEAKAPVKSVTKVVKKEESSDDSSDESEEEKPKPAVKVSPAKKAKKEESSEESSEEEESAPKKQAKKAQKEESDSDEGPQVIPTQKTPAPGEKRKREDDDEKPQNKFKKNDYSNFVKGGMNGDKVEGEEEVEGFKKHGGDRGGRGGFRGSRGGFGFRGGRDGERGGRGGGRGGFGDRGGRGRGGFGDRGGRGGFGDRGGGRGRGGFGDRGRGGDRGGRGRGGFGGDRRSFGDDRGNFGKNSFGGQERKSFGGVGASPAQNKKITFDD, translated from the exons ATGGCATCAGCCGAGGAAATAGCTGTCTCTGCACTTGTTTACGATTATCTTCTAAAAAAAGATGCGAGTCTCGCTAAAGTGTTTCAGAAGAAGACGAATGCA CTGGTCCTCCCGAAGGGTTCGCCAGGGATTATCGACGTGCTGAAGCACTACCAGAAGACATCCCAGAAGAAACTCACAATAAAACCCACGTCAAAGTCCAAGGACTCAGACTCGAGTTCCTCAAGTGAAGACGAAGCGCCTCCAAAACCCCAATTAAATGGCACGACAAAGGCTCAGAAAAAGCCAGCCTCCTCCGACTCGGACTCATCAGACTCTGAGGAGGAGAAGGCCCCTGCCAAGGTGGCCCCCAAAAAGCCCCAGTCGCCAGTAAAAACCACAGGAAAACCAATAAAGAAGGACTCAGACTCCTCGGAGGACAGTTCTTCAGAAGAAGAATCAAAACCTGCGGCTAAACCGGCTGTCAAAGCTGCGGCTAAACCGGCTGCCAAACCTGCAGTAAAACCAGCTTCTTCTAAGGATGCCTCTGACAGTTCCTCTGATAGTTCCTCTGAGGAAGAGGATCCAAAGCCCACCAATTCATCACCAGCAAAGCCGACAGCTGCTAAAGTCCCCGCGAAGAAACAAGAGTCCTCGAGTGATTCATCTGAATCTGAAGAGGACTCTAAGACGAAAGTAGTGGCTAAACCACCAGTAAAAGCGCAACCAATGAAACCAGCCGCTAAGGAGTCACTTGAGGACAGTTCTTCAGAGGAGGAGGTAGTCGTCAAGAATGCCCCAAAG GTATCAACTGGTAAAGCCAAGGAAGTCCCTAAGAAGGAGGACTCGTCAGATTCAGAAGAGGATTCATCTGACGACGAGAAGACAGTGAAGGCACCTGCGAAGACAACTGCCAAGCCTGCGAAAAAGCCTGAGAGCAGTGACAGCAGTGACTCCGAAGACGAATCACCGAAGACAAAAGTTGTAAAAACGCCGGTTAAACCACCCGCTAAAGCTCCCGCAAAAACCCCAACTAAAATCCCAGCCAACTCCCCGTCATCTGATGAAAGTGATTCAAGTGATTCTGATGATGAACCTGCTAAGAAGCCAGTGGCGGTCAAGAAAGCCGAATCAGATTCCAGTGATTCGGATTCTGAGAATGAGGCTAAAGCCCCTGTCAAGAGTGTGACAAAGGTAGTGAAAAAAGAGGAATCGAGTGATGATTCGAGTGATGAGTCTGAAGAGGAGAAGCCCAAGCCTGCGGTGAAAGTTTCACCTGCCAAGAAGGCCAAGAAGGAGGAGTCGAGCGAAGAGTCCTCGGAGGAGGAAGAGAGCGCTCCCAAGAAGCAGGCGAAGAAAGCACAGAAAGAGGAATCTGATAGCGATGAGGGACCTCAGGTGATACCTACCCAGAAGACACCAGCACCTGGAGAGAAGAGGAAACGAGAGGATGATGATGAGAAACCACAGAATAAATTCAAGAAGAATGATTATAGCAACTTTGTCAAAGGAGGAATGAATGGCGATAAG GTTGAGGGTGAAGAAGAGGTTGAGGGTTTCAAGAAGCACGGAGGGGATAGGGGAGGCCGGGGTGGATTCAGGGGCTCCAGAGGTGGATTTGGATTCCGCGGGGGTAGAGATGGTGAACGAGGGGGCaggggagggggaaggggaggATTCGGAGATCGTGGGggaagaggaagaggaggatTTGGTGATCGGGGAGGTCGGGGAGGTTTTGGCGACAGAGGAGGTGGTAGGGGAAGGGGAGGATTTGGTGATCGTGGTCGGGGTGGCGATCGTGGGGGCAGAGGACGAGGTGGCTTCGGTGGGGACAGACGATCTTTCGGGGATGACAGAGGAAACTTCGGGAAGAACTCGTTTGGGGGGCAGGAGAGAAAGTCTTTTGGAGGAGTCGGTGCTTCACCTGCGCAGAATAAGAAGATAACTTTTGATGATTGA